TCGGCATCGGCACCGACAATGGCGTCCTGCCGATGGAAATCACCGAGGAATCGCGCAAGCAGAATCGGGAGTGGGCCAATCAGCGGATCAAGGCCGGCATCGCCTCGCCCGGCGAGGGACCCGAGGTATTCCCCATCGTCGCCGACTATAACAGCGTCGATCGATATCGGCGGCTCGCCGGTGTTCTCGAGAAGCGCGGCTGGAGCCAGTCGCGGCTCGAGAAGCTGTTCGGCGGCAATTTCCTGCGCGTCTACCGCGAGGCCTGGGGCGGGTAATTGCCGTCATCCACGCCCGCTTATCCTGAGTAGCCGCGCAGCGGCATATCGAAGGACTGTCCTTCGGATCTTCGGCGCGCTTCGCTTACTCTGCCCTACTCAGGATGAGCCGAGGTTTGGGTGGGTGGTCACTTTCCCGCCTTGCGCAGCGCCAGCCGGACCAGTGCGTCGAGCCCCGCATCCGTGCCGAGTTCGTCGATCGCGGCGTTTACGGCGGCACTCGCTTCGGCAGGCTTGAAGCCAAGGTTGGCGAGAGCGGACAACGCGTCTGCAGCAGCGCCCGCGCGGGGCAATGGCGCGCCGCCGCCGAGCCCGGGCGCGCCAAGCTTTCCCTGCAATTCATTAGCTATCCGCATCGCGAGCTTGGGTCCGACGCCGTTGGCGCGCCCAATCATTGCCTTGTCGCCCTGGCTGACGGCGCGTGACAGCTCGTCGGGGGAGAGCGCGGAAAGAATCGCGATCGCCAACCGCCCGCCCACGCCTTGGACCGAGGTCAGCGCGCGGAACGTGTCGCGCTCGGCAGTCGAGCCAAAGCCGAACAGGGTCCAGGCATCCTCACGCACCTGGAGTTCGGTGAGCAGCATCACCTCTCCGCCGACCGGGCCAATTGCGTCGAGCGTGCGGGCGCTGGCGTGGACGAGATAGCCGACCCCCGCGACATCGATCACGGCGCCGTCGGCGCTGGTTTCAGCAAGAATTCCGGAAAGGCGCGCGATCATGTCGGCACCCTAATCGTTGGTGTCGAGCGAAGTCGAGATGGCGCGACCGGTCATGCCCCCGGCATGTCCTTTGTCCGCCATCCCCTCGACTACGCTCGGGGCAAACGGACTTGTGAAGCCAGGTGATGCGCATGGGTGACGGCGACCGCGAGCGCGTCGGCCGCATCGGGCCCGCAGATCGCGGCGCCGGGCAGAAGCCGCGCGATCATCGCGTGGACCTGCACCTTGTCGGCATTGCCGTTGCCGACCACCGCTTTCTTGACCAGCCGGGCGGCATATTCGCCGACATCCAGGCCGGCGCGCGCGGCGACCATGATTACCACGCCGCGTGCCTGGCCGAGCTTGAGCGTCGATTGCGGGTTCTTGTTGACGAACACCTCCTCGACGGCGGCGCCATCGGCCGGATGATCGGCCAGTAGCGCGTCGAGCTGGTCCGCGAGGTGGGCGAGCCGGCGCGGCAGCGGCGCTGCGCTATCGGTCTTGATCTGGCCGTTGGCGACGTGACGCAAGCGATTGCCGTCCGCCTCGATCAGGCCCCAGCCGGTCGTGCCGAGTCCGGGATCGAGACCGAGGATTCTCAGTTTCCCCTCCCGCTTGCGGGAGGGGTCAGGGGAGGGGAGGTCGAAGCCGGCACGCTGCGGGTGGGCATGCCCTTCCCCAGCCCCTCCCGCAAGCGGGAGGGGAGTTAGGCAAGCTTCTCCAGTTCGTCCTCAGGGACGTCGTAATTGCCCCAGACGGTCTGGACGTCGTCGTCCTCGTCAAGCGTATCGATCAGCTTCATCAGGCTGGCCGCGTCGTCGCCGCGCACTTCAACTTCGGTCGACGGCTTCCACGCGAGCTTCGTCCCTTCGGCCTCGCCCAACAAGGCTTCGAGCGCGCGCGAGACCTCGTGCAGATTCTCGACGCTGGTCCAGATGCGATGGCCGCCCTCGTCGCTTTCGACGTCCTCGGCGCCGGCTTCGCTTGCCGCTTCGAACAGCTTGTCGGCATCACCCGCGCTGGCGGGGTATTCGATCAGGCCCATGCGCTCAAAACCGTGGCTCACGCTGCCGCTCGCGCCGAGATTACCGCCGTTCTTGGAGAAAGCGGTGCGCAGGTTGGTTGCAGTACGGTTGCGGTTGTCGGTCAGCGCCTCGACGATGATGGCCACCCCGCCGGGGCCGAAGCCCTCATAACGCATCTCTTCGTAATTTTCGGCGTCGCTGCCCGATGCCTTGTCGATCGCGCGCTGAATATTGTCCTTGGGCATCGACTGGGCGCGCGCGGCGATGATCGCTGCGCGAAGCCGCGCATTGGCGTCGGGATCGGGCAGGCCCATCTTGGCCGCGACGGTGATTTCGCGGCTGAGCTTGGAGAAGAGGGCGGAGCGCTTCTTATCCTGCGCCCCCTTCCGATACATGATGTTCTTATATTTGCTGTGGCCGGCCATGGCGCTTCCTTACGCGAGACCCAGCGCGTTGCGATAGGTTTCCAGGACCGCGTCCTGTTCCTGGCGCGTGTGGGTCTCCATTTTCCGCAGGCGGACGATCATGCGCATGATCTTTGGGTCGTAGCCGTTCGCCTTGGCCTCCGCATAAACGTCGCGAACATCGTCCGCGATGCCCTTCTTCTCTTCCTCGAGCCGCTCGATCCGCTCGATGAACAGCCGCAGCTGATCCGCCGCGACATTGCCTTCCGCCATGGTCCCACAACCTCAAATCAAAAATTCGGACAAAAAAGGGCGGCCCCAGACAGAGCCGCCCTTTGAAGTTTCGTAGCCGTGAAGCTTACTTGAGTTCGACGGTGCCGCCGGCCTCTTCGATCTGCTTCTTGATCTTTTCGGCTTCGTCCTTGTTGACGCCTTCCTTGAGCGCCTTCGGAGCGCCTTCGACCAGCGCCTTGGCTTCGCCGAGGCCCAGGCCCGTGATGACGCGGACTTCCTTGATCACGTTGATCTTCTTGCCGCCGTCGCCCGTCAGGATGACGTCGAATTCGGTCTTTTCCTCGGCAGCCGGGGCAGCAGCGCCACCACCAGCCGGGCCGGCAACCGCAACCGCGGCAGCGGCGGAAACGCCCCACTTCTCTTCAAGCGCCTTGGCGAGGTCCGCGGCTTCGAGGACGGTCAGTTCAGACAGCTGGTCGACCAGCTTAGCAATGTCAGCCATGTGATACTCCTTGGTGGGGCATCAGCCCCATATTGTCGTGCGTTGATGAAAGGATTGCGGCTTATGCAGCCTCTTTGGCGGCATAAGCACCGAAGACCCGTGCCAGCTGAGCACCAGGCTCGTTGACCGTGCGGGCGATCTTGGTCGCAGGCGCCTGGATGAGGCCCACGATGGTCGCGCGCAGCTGGTCGAGCGACGGAAGCTCGGCAAGCGCCTTGATTCCGTTCACGTCGAGCACGGTGTCGCCCATTGCGCCGCCGACGATTTCGAACTTGTCGGTCGTCTTGGCGAAATCCACTGCAACCTTGGCGGCCGCAACGGGATCGCCCGAGGTGGCCAGCGCGGTCGGTCCGGTCAGCAATTCGCCGAGCGGGCTGTAGCGCGTGCCATCGAGGGCAATCAGGGCAAGGCGGTTCTTCGCAACTTTATACTGGGCGCCGGCGTCGCGCATCTTCAGACGAAGATCGGTGGACTGGGCCACCGTCAGACCGTGGTTGCGCGTTATCACAACCACGCTCGTCTCCGTGAAGACGTTCTTCAGCTCGGCAACCAGATCGGCTTTTTGCGAACGATCCATGCCAACTCCACATTTCGGTCGAGCAGGGCTCGACCGAGACTTCAAAAACCCACCACGGCATGCCGGGGCGGAGCGAAATGTCCGTGGGGATGGATCAATGGCGCGGCGCGAGCCAGCGCACGACCGGAGCTGCCTTGTACAGCCGCTCCGTAAGAATTCCTGTCCCCGCCTCGGCTGGAAATTAAGCGTCGGTCCCTTGCGGGACATCGGCACCAGCTGTCTCGGACGGTGCGAACGGCAAGCCGCTCGCGAGGGCGCGCCTATAACGCAATTGCGCGCTCGATCAAGTCTTTGGCCTGCGGCGGCAGGGCAAAAAGAACCCCGGGCGAAGCGGATGCCTCGCCCGGGGTCTTCATCGCGTCCCGGGAGACGCGAAGAGTCCAGCCTTACTGGCCGCGCTCACCAGCCGACGGCGGCGGCGGGGGCGGCGGGGGCGGCGGCGCCGGGCAGGTGCTCGTCGCCAGGATCACCGAGCCGTCCGGGCAGGTGATCGTCGCGGGAGCTTCCGGCGGCGGCGGCGGCGGCGGCGGGGGCGGCGGCGGCGGTGCAACCGCGGCGCCGAAGTTGTAGGTCAGGCTGGCCAGCAAGCTGTGCGAGCTGAAGCGCGTGCGCAGGCCGGTGTCGAACGTGTCGCCGTCGAAATCGAACGACGTGTCATAGTTCAGACGACCGGTGCGGAAGTAGCGATACTTCACGCCGACATCGATGTTCTCGCTGATCGGCGCACGGATGCCGGCAAGGAACTGCCAGGCCCAGGCGCTGTCGCTGTCGCCGTCGCCATCACTGGAAAAGTCGACGTTGGCGAGACCGATGCCGCCACCGATGAAGCCGCCGACGCCGCCTTCACCACCAAGGTCAAGCAGGCCGTTGAGCATGCCGGACGTGACGGTGACGCGACCGTCGAGGTCGAGATCTTCGTCGGTCAGCGGGAAGCCCAGCTCGTCCTCGATCTCGTCCTGGAGCAGCGGGTCGAGTTCGAACTCGTCGGCCTTGGCGCGCTTGTAGGCGAGCTCGCCCTCGACGCGGAACATACCGAAGTCGTAACCGCCGTTGATGTCGATGTCGTATCCGGTCTTGAAATCGACGCCGTAGCCGCTGTCGAAATCAGCGGTGCCGTCGCCATCGACGTCCACGTCGAAGTCCGACACCTTCGGGAACAGGAAGCCGGCGTCGACGCCGACATAGCCCGACCCGTCGCGAGCCGCAGCCGGCGTCGCAAGGACGGCCAGCGCCGCAGCGCCCGCAAGGAAAAGATTACGCATGTTTGCCCCTTTCATGTGGCAGGTTGTGTCGGCGCGCTAACTTCTGCGCCCCGGCAAAGTTTCCGGCCAAAAGCCACTCTGCGGAATCCTGTTGCACCGATGCAACAGCGCGCTGCAACCCCCTTGCTGCAAGGCCTTGAAGAGACACGAAAAAGCCGGCGGCGGAAAATCCTTCCGCGCACCGGCCTTTTGCGTTCGTTGTTCAGGCGTAACGCCGAAAATCAGGCGCCTGCAATCTCCGCAAGGTCGACTTTCACGCCCGGGCCCATCGATGATGACACCGAAACCTTCTGGACGAACTTGCCCTTGGCGCCGGTCGGCTTGGCCTTGACGATGGCGTCGACGAAGGCGTTGAAATTGTCCTTGAGGTCGCCTTCGCTGAAGCTGGCCTTGCCGATGCCGGCGTGGATGATCCCCGCCTTCTCGACGCGGAACTCGACCTGGCCCGACTTGGCATCGGTCACTGCCTTGGCGACGTCCATCGTCACGGTGCCGAGCTTCGGGTTCGGCATCAGGCCCTTGGGACCCAGCACCTTACCGAGGCGACCGACAACGCCCATCATGTCCGGCGTCGCAATGACGCGGTCATAGTCGAGCTTGCCGGCCTGCATTTCTTCCATCAGGTCTTCGGCACCAACCTTGTCGGCGCCGGCACCCGTGGCTTCATCTGCCTTCGCGCCCTTGGCGAACACCGCGACGCGAACCGTCTTGCCGGTGCCCTTGGGCAGGTTGACGACGCCGCGGACCATCTGGTCGGCGTGGCGCGGATCGACGCCCAGATTCATCGCCACTTCGACGGTCTCATCGAACTTCGATGTGGCCAGGCTCTTCACCAGCCCGATCGCCTCATCGACGCCGTAGAGCTTTTCGCGATCGACCGAACCGGCCTGAGCCTTCTGCTTCTTGGTCAGCTTCGCCATGTCTTAGCCCTCCACCACTTGGAGGCCCATCGCGCGGGCGGAGCCTTCGATGATCTTGGTCGCCGCTTCGATATCGTTGGCGTTGAGATCCTTCATCTTACTTTCGGCGATCTCGGCGAGTTGCGACCGGCGAATGGTGCCGCCCGAAACCTTGCCCGGCTCCTTTGAGCCCGACTTGATCTTCGCCGCCTTCTTCAAAAGGAAGCTGGCCGGCGGCGTCTTCGTCGCGAAGGAAAAGCTGCGGTCGGCGTAGACGGTGATCACCGTCGGGATCGGCGCGCCGCGTTCCATTTCCTGGGTTGCGGCGTTGAACGCCTTGGTGAATTCCATGATGTTCACACCACGCTGGCCGAGGGCAGGGCCGATCGGCGGAGCGGGCGTCGCGGCGCCGGCGGGCACCTGCAACTTGATGTAGCCGGTAATTTTCTTGGCCATCAATCTCACTCTATAGGGGCCCGCGTCCGCGCGAGGGCGGCAAGCGGGCGGTTCAAGTTTAGCGGTTCAAGCGGCCTTCCCGAAAGAAAGCCTCCCGCAGCGGTCCCAATTGCTTGGATGGGGGCGCCTGTAGCGAAAGCGGCCCAAAGTGGCAATCGGTGCGGACTCTGCGCGCCACGCCAAGCTGTGCTAACGCGGGTTAATCGGGCAGGTTAATAGGGAGGCGAGTCGCATGAAGAAGGCGCTCCTTCTGGGAATTACGACGCTGCTGATAAGTTCGGCTGCGCCGGCGCAGATGAATGCGGACCAGCTTGAATGGGGCCCGCCCCCGGCGGGACTTCCCGACGGGGCGTTGTTTGCGGTCCTCGCCGGCAATCCTGAACAGCCGGGACCGTTCGTCATTCGCTTGCGCTTCCCGCCCGGCTACAAGATTCTGCCGCACCGCCATAGCGGTGACGAGCAGATCACGGTCCTTTCCGGCGAAGTCTCGCTTGGCCGCGGCCGCAGCTATAGCGAGCGTAAGGCGACCAAGCTGACCCGCGGCGGCTTTTCGCCCGAACCGCCCAACACCGACCATTATGCCTTCACCAAGGAGGGCGTCGAGATTCAGATCGCCGGGCAGGGGCCTTTCACGATCGCTTATGTTCGCGCCAGGGATGATCCGCGGCGGAAGCGCTAGCCTTTTCGCAGAATTGACTTTGGCCGCACCGCGTCGAAACCTCGGCAGCGATGGTTCGGTTGGGGCATGGAGCACGGCGTTGTTCGTGCTGGCGCTGCAGGCACTGGCCCTGGCGCTGGTGCTTTGGTTTTCGAACGGCAACCGGCAGGCGAACCGCCTGCTCGCCGCGCTAATGATCGTGATCGCCGGTCTCCTGACCCCCTTCATCCTCGGATATGCGGGGGCGTATGACGCCTGGCCCCGGCTGACCTTCGCGCCATTTTCGATACCATTGGCAGTCGGGCCCTTGCTCTATGCGCACGTCCAGGCGCTGGCGAGCGGCCGGCGGATCGCCTGGTGGCACTGGATCGCGCCGGCGGTGCAATTCGGTTGGCAAGCGGTGTTGTTCCCGCTGCCCACCGCTATGAAATTCCGCATCGACGCGGCGGTGATCGAGCCATTCCTTAGCCCGGTGAGCAGCGTGGCGGTGCTCGCGTCGATGGCGGCGTACGGCGTCGCGTGCTGGCGCGCGTTGCAGCGGTACGAACGATGGTTGGCGGAGCGCCGACGGCAGTTGCGTCCGGCGCGGCGGATCCGCTGGCTGACGTTCGCGCTGGTGCCACTGGTCGCCGCGCGCGCGGGGTACAGCCTGTTCGAAGCGCTGGTTCGGCCGATCAATTATTTCGACCTGTTCGGCTATTACATCCTGCTCGGCCTGGTCGGATTGTGGCTCGGGCTCGAAGGGTGGCGGCAGGCGGAGGCGCCTGCGCCTGCTGCCGAGGATGAAGACGCGCGCCGCAGCGACCAGGGCGCGGCATGGATCGAACGTTTGCGCGCACAAGGTTGGTGGCGCGACGCCGATTTGTCCCTGGCCGATTTGGCGCGAGAGCTGGGCACGAATGCCGCGAGCCTGTCGCGGGCGCTTGCGCCGCACGGCGGCTTTGCCGCGGTGCTGGGCGGGATACGCAGCGAAGCAGCAGCGGCGCGGATCGCGGCCGGCCAGGGCGACGACCTGCTGCGGCTGGCGATGGATTGCGGGTTCGGAAGCAAGGCAAGCTTCAACCGCGCGTTCCGCGCGCGCTTCGGGACCAGCCCAAGCGCCTTCCGCGCAGACGGCGCAAAACCGACGGAAGGCGAGATGTTGGCGCGTTGAGGCGCCCGCCGCGCTGCTCGCGGGAGAATGTCGGCCTCCCTCATCCTTGGAGCCGACCATGTTCGCAATCGACCGCCGCTCATTCCTCGGCGCCAGCCTCGCCGCCGGCGTTTCCACCGCGCTCCCAGCGCAAGCCACCGCAACGGCCGTGCTGTCACCCAAGGCCATGCGCGACGATCTTGCCGTCTTGGGCGAAGTTTATGCGGCGCTCCACCCGGGCCTCGACCGCTACCTCGGCCGACGTGCGTTTGCGGCGCGCATCGAGGCCTTGCGCGATTGGGCCGCGACGGAACGGTCGCCGCAGGCATTCTTTGTCGCGCTCGGCCGCCTGACCGCCGCAGTTCGTTGCGGCCACAGCTACCCCAATCCGGTGAACCAGCCCGATGCCACTGCCGAGAATCTGCTCAGCGGCCGCAACCGCGTGCCCTTCGCCTTCCGCTGGATCGATGGCAAGATGGTCCTCACCCGCGTGCTGCGCGACGAACTGCCGCTGCGGCCGGGCATGGTGGTCGAAGCGGTCGACGGGCTGCCCGCGACCGAATTGCTTCGCCGCCTGATGCCGCTCGGACGGGCCGACGGCAGCAATGACGGCAAGCGGCGCGCGCTGATGGCGGTTGATGGCACCGGCCGCTACGGCGCGTTCGACGTCTATCGCCCGCTGGTTAGTGCCGCGCGCGCCGACGGCATGGTCGATGTTCGGATGCGCGGCAAAACGATCCGCCTGCCCGCCATGACCGAGGAAGAGCGGCAGGCGCTTGGTAAAGGGGGCCAGGCCGACGATGGCGGATGGGAATTCGCGATTGGGACCGACGGCGTCGGGCTACTGCGGATGCCCAATTGGGCGCTGTACAACAGCAAGTGGGACTGGCGCGGATTCATCGACCGCAGTGTCGACCAGTTGATCGAGCAGCGGGCGCGGGGCCTGATCGTCGATCTGCGCGAGAATGAAGGCGGTCTCGATTGCGGCGATGTGTTGCTGGAGCGGTTAATCGCCAAGCCGGTCCCGGCGCCCACCTATCGCCGTTACGTCCGCTATCGCGCGGTTCCCGCGGCGCTTCGATCGCACCTCGACACTTGGGACAAAAGCTTCTTCGATTGGAGTGACAAGGCCAGTGACGACGGGCGGCGACCGGGCCTGTTGCGGCTAGTACGCGAGGCCGACGATGAACCGGGGGCACCGCTTCGCCCGCGCGGACCGCGCTACGCCGGTCCGGCCGCTGTGCTGATTTCGCCGACCTGCTCCTCGGCCACCTTCGGCTTTGCGCAGCTGATCAAGGGCAGCGGGGTGGCAACGCTTGTTGGCGAGACCAGCGGCGGCAATCAGCGCGGCATCAACGGCGGCGCCTACTTTTTCGTCCAGCTGAAGGAAACGGGAATGGAGGTCGATTTGCCGCTGATCGGCTATTTCCCCGACCGCCCGCAACCCGATGCCGGGATCGCACCTGATATATTCGTACGCACGACGGTTGCGGATGTCGTGGCAGGCCGTGACCGTGGCATGGACACGGCACGGCGCTGGGTGCGATCGGCCTAGCGAAGTTTGGCGATGGTCAGCCCGTCGGCCTTGGCGCGGTCGCGGGTCGATTCCTCGCTCCGCGTAAGCGCCTTGGCAATGGCGCGCAGCGACATGCCCTTGGCGGCAAGCTGGTGAAGCTTCTGTATCTCGTCCTGCCGCCACGGTTGACGGTGGCGTTCGAACTTGTCGCCGGTCGCCATGCCTTACTTGACGCGTTCGACCTGCTCGAACTCGAGCTCGACCGGCGTTGCGCGGCCGAAGATCGAGACCGAAACCTTGACTCGGCTGCGGTCGAAATCGAGCTCTTCGACCAGGCCGTTAAAGCTCGCGAACGGGCCGTCGAGCACCTTGACCGAATCGCCGATCTCATAATCGACGTTGATCTTCTGCTTTGGCGCGGCGGCGGCGGAGGCGTCGGAGCTGTCGAGCATCCGCGCGGCCTGCGAATCGGGGATCGGCTGCGGCTTGCCGTTGGGTCCGAGG
The sequence above is drawn from the Sphingomonas lutea genome and encodes:
- the rplL gene encoding 50S ribosomal protein L7/L12, with the translated sequence MADIAKLVDQLSELTVLEAADLAKALEEKWGVSAAAAVAVAGPAGGGAAAPAAEEKTEFDVILTGDGGKKINVIKEVRVITGLGLGEAKALVEGAPKALKEGVNKDEAEKIKKQIEEAGGTVELK
- the nusG gene encoding transcription termination/antitermination protein NusG, with the translated sequence MSRWYIIHAYSGFENKVRDQIMSEANRLGLTGFVDQIEVPTETVTEIKRGKKVQSERKFMPGYVLAKLELNDQVYHLVKNTPKVTGFLGPNGKPQPIPDSQAARMLDSSDASAAAAPKQKINVDYEIGDSVKVLDGPFASFNGLVEELDFDRSRVKVSVSIFGRATPVELEFEQVERVK
- the rplK gene encoding 50S ribosomal protein L11, which produces MAKKITGYIKLQVPAGAATPAPPIGPALGQRGVNIMEFTKAFNAATQEMERGAPIPTVITVYADRSFSFATKTPPASFLLKKAAKIKSGSKEPGKVSGGTIRRSQLAEIAESKMKDLNANDIEAATKIIEGSARAMGLQVVEG
- a CDS encoding S41 family peptidase, producing MFAIDRRSFLGASLAAGVSTALPAQATATAVLSPKAMRDDLAVLGEVYAALHPGLDRYLGRRAFAARIEALRDWAATERSPQAFFVALGRLTAAVRCGHSYPNPVNQPDATAENLLSGRNRVPFAFRWIDGKMVLTRVLRDELPLRPGMVVEAVDGLPATELLRRLMPLGRADGSNDGKRRALMAVDGTGRYGAFDVYRPLVSAARADGMVDVRMRGKTIRLPAMTEEERQALGKGGQADDGGWEFAIGTDGVGLLRMPNWALYNSKWDWRGFIDRSVDQLIEQRARGLIVDLRENEGGLDCGDVLLERLIAKPVPAPTYRRYVRYRAVPAALRSHLDTWDKSFFDWSDKASDDGRRPGLLRLVREADDEPGAPLRPRGPRYAGPAAVLISPTCSSATFGFAQLIKGSGVATLVGETSGGNQRGINGGAYFFVQLKETGMEVDLPLIGYFPDRPQPDAGIAPDIFVRTTVADVVAGRDRGMDTARRWVRSA
- the rplA gene encoding 50S ribosomal protein L1; the protein is MAKLTKKQKAQAGSVDREKLYGVDEAIGLVKSLATSKFDETVEVAMNLGVDPRHADQMVRGVVNLPKGTGKTVRVAVFAKGAKADEATGAGADKVGAEDLMEEMQAGKLDYDRVIATPDMMGVVGRLGKVLGPKGLMPNPKLGTVTMDVAKAVTDAKSGQVEFRVEKAGIIHAGIGKASFSEGDLKDNFNAFVDAIVKAKPTGAKGKFVQKVSVSSSMGPGVKVDLAEIAGA
- a CDS encoding YebC/PmpR family DNA-binding transcriptional regulator, whose amino-acid sequence is MAGHSKYKNIMYRKGAQDKKRSALFSKLSREITVAAKMGLPDPDANARLRAAIIAARAQSMPKDNIQRAIDKASGSDAENYEEMRYEGFGPGGVAIIVEALTDNRNRTATNLRTAFSKNGGNLGASGSVSHGFERMGLIEYPASAGDADKLFEAASEAGAEDVESDEGGHRIWTSVENLHEVSRALEALLGEAEGTKLAWKPSTEVEVRGDDAASLMKLIDTLDEDDDVQTVWGNYDVPEDELEKLA
- the ruvA gene encoding Holliday junction branch migration protein RuvA, whose product is MIARLSGILAETSADGAVIDVAGVGYLVHASARTLDAIGPVGGEVMLLTELQVREDAWTLFGFGSTAERDTFRALTSVQGVGGRLAIAILSALSPDELSRAVSQGDKAMIGRANGVGPKLAMRIANELQGKLGAPGLGGGAPLPRAGAAADALSALANLGFKPAEASAAVNAAIDELGTDAGLDALVRLALRKAGK
- a CDS encoding DUF2312 domain-containing protein — encoded protein: MAEGNVAADQLRLFIERIERLEEEKKGIADDVRDVYAEAKANGYDPKIMRMIVRLRKMETHTRQEQDAVLETYRNALGLA
- the ruvC gene encoding crossover junction endodeoxyribonuclease RuvC, giving the protein MRILGLDPGLGTTGWGLIEADGNRLRHVANGQIKTDSAAPLPRRLAHLADQLDALLADHPADGAAVEEVFVNKNPQSTLKLGQARGVVIMVAARAGLDVGEYAARLVKKAVVGNGNADKVQVHAMIARLLPGAAICGPDAADALAVAVTHAHHLASQVRLPRA
- a CDS encoding outer membrane protein, with the translated sequence MRNLFLAGAAALAVLATPAAARDGSGYVGVDAGFLFPKVSDFDVDVDGDGTADFDSGYGVDFKTGYDIDINGGYDFGMFRVEGELAYKRAKADEFELDPLLQDEIEDELGFPLTDEDLDLDGRVTVTSGMLNGLLDLGGEGGVGGFIGGGIGLANVDFSSDGDGDSDSAWAWQFLAGIRAPISENIDVGVKYRYFRTGRLNYDTSFDFDGDTFDTGLRTRFSSHSLLASLTYNFGAAVAPPPPPPPPPPPPPEAPATITCPDGSVILATSTCPAPPPPPPPPPPSAGERGQ
- the rplJ gene encoding 50S ribosomal protein L10, whose translation is MDRSQKADLVAELKNVFTETSVVVITRNHGLTVAQSTDLRLKMRDAGAQYKVAKNRLALIALDGTRYSPLGELLTGPTALATSGDPVAAAKVAVDFAKTTDKFEIVGGAMGDTVLDVNGIKALAELPSLDQLRATIVGLIQAPATKIARTVNEPGAQLARVFGAYAAKEAA
- a CDS encoding cupin domain-containing protein, whose amino-acid sequence is MKKALLLGITTLLISSAAPAQMNADQLEWGPPPAGLPDGALFAVLAGNPEQPGPFVIRLRFPPGYKILPHRHSGDEQITVLSGEVSLGRGRSYSERKATKLTRGGFSPEPPNTDHYAFTKEGVEIQIAGQGPFTIAYVRARDDPRRKR
- a CDS encoding AraC family transcriptional regulator, coding for MAAPRRNLGSDGSVGAWSTALFVLALQALALALVLWFSNGNRQANRLLAALMIVIAGLLTPFILGYAGAYDAWPRLTFAPFSIPLAVGPLLYAHVQALASGRRIAWWHWIAPAVQFGWQAVLFPLPTAMKFRIDAAVIEPFLSPVSSVAVLASMAAYGVACWRALQRYERWLAERRRQLRPARRIRWLTFALVPLVAARAGYSLFEALVRPINYFDLFGYYILLGLVGLWLGLEGWRQAEAPAPAAEDEDARRSDQGAAWIERLRAQGWWRDADLSLADLARELGTNAASLSRALAPHGGFAAVLGGIRSEAAAARIAAGQGDDLLRLAMDCGFGSKASFNRAFRARFGTSPSAFRADGAKPTEGEMLAR